From Eretmochelys imbricata isolate rEreImb1 chromosome 17, rEreImb1.hap1, whole genome shotgun sequence, a single genomic window includes:
- the TADA2A gene encoding transcriptional adapter 2-alpha, whose protein sequence is MERLASFSNDPFDKPPCRGCSSYLMEPYIKCAECGPPPFLLCLQCFTRGFEYKKHQSDHTYEIMTSDFPVLDPSWTAQEEMALLEAVMDCGFGNWQDVANQMCTKAKEECEKHYMKHFINNPLFASTLLNLKQAEEAQNADMAIPFHPADDPPRPTFDSLLSRDMAGYMPARADFIEEFDNYAEWDLRDIDFVEDDSDILHALKIAVVDIYHSRLKERQRRKKIIRDHGLINLRKFQILERRYPKEVQDLYETMRRFARILGPVEHDKFIESHALEFELRREIRRLQEYRTAGITNFCSARTYDHLKKTREEERLKRTMLSEVLQYIQDSSACQQWLSRQADIDSGLSPTMPVASNSGRRSAPPLNLTGLPGTEKLNEKEKELCQMVRLVPGAYLEYKAALVNECNKQGGLRLAQARALIKIDVNKTRKIYDFLIREGYITKA, encoded by the exons ATGGAGCGCCTGGCCTCCTTCAGTA ATGACCCTTTTGATAAACCACCTTGCAGAGGCTGCTCTTCCTACCTCATGGAACCATACATCAAATGTGCAGAATGTgggcctcctccctttctcctgtGTTTGCAG TGTTTCACACGAGGATTTGAGTATAAGAAACACCAAAGCGATCATACTTATGAAATCATG ACGTCAGATTTTCCTGTTctggatcccagctggacagctCAGGAGGAAATGGCACTTCTAGAGGCCGTGATGGATTGTGGATTTGGAAACTG GCAGGATGTGGCCAATCAGATGTGCACAAAAGCAAAGGAGGAGTGTGAGAAACACTATATGAAACACTTCATCAACAATCCCTTGTTTGCATCTACATTGCTGAACTTGAAGCAGGCAGAAGAGGCACAAAACGCTGACATGGCCATTCCATTCCACC CTGCTGATGATCCTCCACGACCTACCTTTGATTCCTTGCTCTCCAGGGACATGGCTGGGTATATGCCGGCTAGAGCTGACTTTATTGAG GAATTTGACAACTATGCTGAATGGGATTTGAGAGATATAGATTTTGTGGAAGATGATTCAGACATTTTACATG CTTTGAAGATTGCAGTTGTAGATATCTATCACTCCAGGTTAAAGGAaaggcagaggagaaaaaa AATTATAAGAGACCATGGCCTTATCAACCTCAGAAAATTTCAGA TTTTGGAGAGACGATACCCAAAGGAGGTCCAAGACCTTTATGAAACAATGCGACGGTTTGCAAGAATTTTAGGCCCAGTGGAGCATGACAAGTTCATTGAAAGCCATGCAC TGGAATTCGAACTGCGAAGAGAAATAAGGCGTCTACAGGAATACAGGACGGCAGGAATCACTAACTTCTGTA GTGCAAGAACTTACGATCACCTCAAGAAGACGCGAGAGGAGGAGCGCCTAAAGCGCACGATGCTTTCCGAAGTCCTCCAGTACATCCAGGACAGCAGCGCCTGCCAGCAATGGCTCAGTCGACAAGCTGACAT TGATTCTGGCCTGAGTCCCACAATGCCAGTTGCTTCAAATTCAG GTAGACGGAGTGCCCCCCCACTGAACCTCACAGGTCTCCCAGGCACAGAGAAACTTAACGAGAAGGAGAAAGAG CTCTGTCAGATGGTGAGACTGGTTCCTGGAGCCTATTTAGAATATAAAGCTGCTTTAGTGAATGAGTGTAACAAGCAAGGAGGCTTGAGATTAGCCCAGGCTAGAGCACTCATCAAGATCGACGTGAACAAAACCAGGAAAATCTATGACTTCCTGATCAGAGAAGGATACATCACCAAAGCCTAA